In one window of Henckelia pumila isolate YLH828 chromosome 1, ASM3356847v2, whole genome shotgun sequence DNA:
- the LOC140875239 gene encoding uncharacterized protein isoform X1, whose translation MDVWFFAAAAGAGYLAQRLKNINHDKHKLLTSKKNLNVLKQEVPAVLPKIQDNMHKLYRVLSSENLGEYDCTEKESACQDALGPEMVSTDEFQSETLAEDASSSTIVLSDMEGDCGGRVFIDDTDDSSPQPSSIEVGFSYDFRRNKRSIRSRQINSQFIKPRTSLESCLIAQLLEERAEIEESVSSVNLSNQPTTRPFHVTDESSLISREPRASCYAAWRCKLLKKTQSEENNDVLGVPRLPKAVPMELQGSTKGRTEKKHTPRRNNSSTMMNGNQKIAQGSSDGTLLFYLGLTMGMVSSFLKNKREMEKLDKLLRQKENLVQDLQEELEMKDSLTVKELAVEDYESQDNSCDQMAEESLSKIEAELEAELERLESNMNLTRFEAKLPNVTELDPDFVSDVTEWELRADLFDAKKDARLYTNRQGRSPPSAQYPISPRELSLRLHEVIQSRLEERVVELEAALANSQRNDIIGTSSSHDSPVPEDEQKSVILNLSGETLVPYTEAYEELMKVSESDDEDIPFPFEERNGNQDNMTKDVDMVRDNASNVYLECSNGCIETELNLGSVKNLDVMDDVVCDSRDAVEGGGEEEMERLLIRQLVEKARQGSPVVLNAQKALLSIEQIKF comes from the exons ATGGATGTTTGGTTTTTTGCTGCTGCTGCTGGTGCCGGCTATTTAGCTCAGCGTCTGAAGAATATTAATCATGATAAACACAAATTGTTGACTTCTAAAAAAAACCTTAATGTTCTCAAACAAGAGGTACCGGCAGTTCTGCCAAAGATTCAGGATAATATGCATAAATTGTACAGAGTGCTATCAAGTGAAAATTTAGGTGAATATGATTGTACAGAAAAAGAATCGGCTTGTCAGGATGCTCTCGGTCCAGAAATGGTTTCAACTGATGAATTTCAAAGTGAAACTTTGGCAGAGGATGCAAGTTCTTCAACCATAGTTTTAAGCGACATGGAAGGGGATTGTGGAGGCAGAGTATTCATTGACGACACCGATGATTCTTCGCCTCAACCTTCTAGTATAGAAGTGGGgttttcttatgattttagAAGAAATAAACGTAGCATTAGGAGTAGACAAATCAACAGTCAATTCATAAAACCTCGTACATCTCTTGAAAGTTGTCTTATTGCTCAGTTACTCGAGGAACGTGCTGAGATTGAAGAAAGTGTGAGCTCTGTCAATCTATCAAACCAACCGACAACGCGGCCTTTTCATGTGACTGATGAAAGCTCATTAATCAGCAGAGAACCCCGTGCATCTTGCTATGCAGCTTGGAGATGTAAGTTGCTCAAGAAAACACAATCAGAAGAGAATAATGATGTGCTAGGAGTTCCAAGATTGCCGAAAGCTGTACCCATGGAGTTACAGGGGAGCACCAAAGGCAGAACTGAAAAAAAACATACTCCAAGGAGGAACAACTCTAGCACAATGATGAATGGAAATCAGAAGATTGCACAAG GATCATCTGATGGGACTCTTCTTTTTTATCTTGGACTAACAATGGGAATGGTCTCgtcttttttgaaaaataaaagagaaatgGAAAAATTGGATAAGTTGTTGAGGCAGAAGGAGAACCTGGTTCAAGATTTGCAAGAGGAACTTGAAATGAAGGATTCGTTGACTGTGAAAGAGCTTGCTGTGGAGGATTATGAATCTCAAGACAATTCCTGTGATCAAATGGCTGAGGAATCATTGAGTAAAATCGAAGCAGAGCTCGAAGCTGAACTGGAGAGGCTGGAATCAAATATGAACTTGACTAGATTTGAAGCAAAACTGCCCAATGTAACTGAG CTTGATCCAGATTTTGTCTCAGATGTTACCGAGTGGGAGTTGAGAGCTGATTTGTTTGATGCGAAGAAGGACGCTCGACTATATACAAATAGACAGGGGAGATCCCCTCCCTCGGCCCAGTATCCAATCTCCCCCAGAGAACTAAGCTTGCGGCTACATGAAGTCATTCAATCAAGACTCGAAGAACGTGTGGTTGAACTCGAGGCAGCACTTGCAAACAGCCAGAGGAATGATATAATTGGAACGTCTTCCAGTCATGATAGCCCGGTTCCTGAGGACGAGCAAAAGTctgttattttaaatttgtcGGGGGAAACTTTGGTTCCATATACCGAAGCATACGAGGAGTTAATGAAGGTATCTGAGTCtgatgatgaagatattccttTTCCGTTTGAGGAGAGAAACGGCAATCAAGATAACATGACGAAAGACGTGGATATGGTTCGAGATAACGCCTCAAACGTCTACTTGGAATGTTCTAACGGATGCATAGAAACGGAACTAAATCTTGGAAGTGTGAAAAATCTTGATGTTATGGATGATGTTGTGTGTGACAGTAGAGATGCGGTTGAAGGCGGTGGTGAGGAGGAGATGGAGAGGTTGTTGATAAGACAACTTGTAGAGAAAGCGAGGCAGGGCTCTCCTGTAGTTTTGAATGCTCAAAAGGCATTATTGTCAATTGAgcaaattaaattttga
- the LOC140875239 gene encoding uncharacterized protein isoform X2: protein MDVWFFAAAAGAGYLAQRLKNINHDKHKLLTSKKNLNVLKQEVPAVLPKIQDNMHKLYRVLSSENLGEYDCTEKESACQDALGPEMVSTDEFQSETLAEDASSSTIVLSDMEGDCGGRVFIDDTDDSSPQPSSIELLEERAEIEESVSSVNLSNQPTTRPFHVTDESSLISREPRASCYAAWRCKLLKKTQSEENNDVLGVPRLPKAVPMELQGSTKGRTEKKHTPRRNNSSTMMNGNQKIAQGSSDGTLLFYLGLTMGMVSSFLKNKREMEKLDKLLRQKENLVQDLQEELEMKDSLTVKELAVEDYESQDNSCDQMAEESLSKIEAELEAELERLESNMNLTRFEAKLPNVTELDPDFVSDVTEWELRADLFDAKKDARLYTNRQGRSPPSAQYPISPRELSLRLHEVIQSRLEERVVELEAALANSQRNDIIGTSSSHDSPVPEDEQKSVILNLSGETLVPYTEAYEELMKVSESDDEDIPFPFEERNGNQDNMTKDVDMVRDNASNVYLECSNGCIETELNLGSVKNLDVMDDVVCDSRDAVEGGGEEEMERLLIRQLVEKARQGSPVVLNAQKALLSIEQIKF, encoded by the exons ATGGATGTTTGGTTTTTTGCTGCTGCTGCTGGTGCCGGCTATTTAGCTCAGCGTCTGAAGAATATTAATCATGATAAACACAAATTGTTGACTTCTAAAAAAAACCTTAATGTTCTCAAACAAGAGGTACCGGCAGTTCTGCCAAAGATTCAGGATAATATGCATAAATTGTACAGAGTGCTATCAAGTGAAAATTTAGGTGAATATGATTGTACAGAAAAAGAATCGGCTTGTCAGGATGCTCTCGGTCCAGAAATGGTTTCAACTGATGAATTTCAAAGTGAAACTTTGGCAGAGGATGCAAGTTCTTCAACCATAGTTTTAAGCGACATGGAAGGGGATTGTGGAGGCAGAGTATTCATTGACGACACCGATGATTCTTCGCCTCAACCTTCTAGTATAGAA TTACTCGAGGAACGTGCTGAGATTGAAGAAAGTGTGAGCTCTGTCAATCTATCAAACCAACCGACAACGCGGCCTTTTCATGTGACTGATGAAAGCTCATTAATCAGCAGAGAACCCCGTGCATCTTGCTATGCAGCTTGGAGATGTAAGTTGCTCAAGAAAACACAATCAGAAGAGAATAATGATGTGCTAGGAGTTCCAAGATTGCCGAAAGCTGTACCCATGGAGTTACAGGGGAGCACCAAAGGCAGAACTGAAAAAAAACATACTCCAAGGAGGAACAACTCTAGCACAATGATGAATGGAAATCAGAAGATTGCACAAG GATCATCTGATGGGACTCTTCTTTTTTATCTTGGACTAACAATGGGAATGGTCTCgtcttttttgaaaaataaaagagaaatgGAAAAATTGGATAAGTTGTTGAGGCAGAAGGAGAACCTGGTTCAAGATTTGCAAGAGGAACTTGAAATGAAGGATTCGTTGACTGTGAAAGAGCTTGCTGTGGAGGATTATGAATCTCAAGACAATTCCTGTGATCAAATGGCTGAGGAATCATTGAGTAAAATCGAAGCAGAGCTCGAAGCTGAACTGGAGAGGCTGGAATCAAATATGAACTTGACTAGATTTGAAGCAAAACTGCCCAATGTAACTGAG CTTGATCCAGATTTTGTCTCAGATGTTACCGAGTGGGAGTTGAGAGCTGATTTGTTTGATGCGAAGAAGGACGCTCGACTATATACAAATAGACAGGGGAGATCCCCTCCCTCGGCCCAGTATCCAATCTCCCCCAGAGAACTAAGCTTGCGGCTACATGAAGTCATTCAATCAAGACTCGAAGAACGTGTGGTTGAACTCGAGGCAGCACTTGCAAACAGCCAGAGGAATGATATAATTGGAACGTCTTCCAGTCATGATAGCCCGGTTCCTGAGGACGAGCAAAAGTctgttattttaaatttgtcGGGGGAAACTTTGGTTCCATATACCGAAGCATACGAGGAGTTAATGAAGGTATCTGAGTCtgatgatgaagatattccttTTCCGTTTGAGGAGAGAAACGGCAATCAAGATAACATGACGAAAGACGTGGATATGGTTCGAGATAACGCCTCAAACGTCTACTTGGAATGTTCTAACGGATGCATAGAAACGGAACTAAATCTTGGAAGTGTGAAAAATCTTGATGTTATGGATGATGTTGTGTGTGACAGTAGAGATGCGGTTGAAGGCGGTGGTGAGGAGGAGATGGAGAGGTTGTTGATAAGACAACTTGTAGAGAAAGCGAGGCAGGGCTCTCCTGTAGTTTTGAATGCTCAAAAGGCATTATTGTCAATTGAgcaaattaaattttga